Proteins found in one Rhodobacteraceae bacterium D3-12 genomic segment:
- the accD gene encoding acetyl-CoA carboxylase, carboxyltransferase subunit beta, with amino-acid sequence MNWITNYVRPRINSIFSRRDTPENLWRKCDACGTMLFHRELTENLNVCTSCGHHMAITPRERFGALFDGGIFAEIDVPAAIEDPLKFRDQKKYPDRMRTAQKTTGEVEAMLVAEGEIGRTPIVAAAQDFSFMGGSMGMYVGNAIIAAAERAVKLKRPLILFSAAGGARMQEGILSLMQMPRTTVAVQMLKEAGLPYIVVLTHPTTGGVTASYAMLGDVHLAEPNALICFAGPRVIEQTLGEKLPEGFQRAEYLLDHGMLDRVTPRGEMRDELITITRMLLGLPPAIAGDLPAPTETPPEETAPTAETAAEAAINTPPDPTKAPAKAQAASKQDAPKE; translated from the coding sequence ATGAACTGGATCACCAACTACGTCCGCCCCCGGATCAACTCGATCTTTTCCCGCCGTGACACGCCGGAAAACCTCTGGCGCAAATGCGACGCGTGCGGCACCATGCTGTTCCACCGCGAGCTGACCGAGAACCTGAACGTCTGCACCTCTTGCGGCCACCACATGGCAATCACCCCGCGTGAACGCTTTGGCGCGCTGTTCGATGGCGGTATTTTTGCCGAAATCGACGTCCCCGCCGCCATCGAAGATCCGCTCAAGTTCCGCGATCAAAAGAAATACCCCGACCGCATGCGCACTGCCCAGAAAACCACGGGCGAGGTTGAGGCGATGCTCGTGGCCGAAGGCGAAATCGGGCGCACGCCCATCGTCGCCGCGGCACAGGATTTCAGCTTCATGGGTGGCTCCATGGGGATGTATGTCGGCAATGCCATCATTGCCGCCGCCGAACGCGCAGTGAAACTGAAACGCCCGCTGATCCTGTTTTCCGCCGCCGGTGGCGCGCGGATGCAAGAGGGGATCCTCTCGCTCATGCAAATGCCGCGCACCACGGTCGCCGTGCAGATGCTCAAGGAAGCGGGGCTGCCCTATATTGTTGTGCTGACCCACCCCACGACGGGCGGGGTTACGGCCTCCTATGCGATGCTCGGCGATGTCCACCTTGCCGAACCCAACGCGCTGATCTGCTTTGCCGGGCCGCGTGTGATCGAACAGACGCTGGGCGAAAAGCTCCCCGAAGGGTTCCAGCGCGCTGAATACCTCCTTGATCACGGCATGCTTGATCGCGTGACACCGCGTGGCGAAATGCGGGACGAGCTGATCACCATCACCCGCATGCTGCTTGGCCTGCCCCCCGCCATCGCCGGTGACCTGCCCGCCCCGACGGAAACGCCGCCCGAAGAGACCGCGCCCACCGCTGAAACTGCCGCCGAAGCTGCAATCAATACGCCTCCCGACCCCACCAAGGCACCGGCCAAGGCACAGGCAGCATCGAAGCAAGACGCGCCCAAGGAATGA
- a CDS encoding CPBP family intramembrane metalloprotease, translating to MRAPPAKPNRYAAHARFIEPARETPGLRPVLLGFALVELLFQAGQKALGLLLRAISPALEHGMATGNTPVGLLLNLGSFALLGLAIALILRVLHDRSWLSLLGLNPGFGATFRTTCLYVAVVFFAVEILLIGVDYGPEVTLRPLPTWLTLLLPALVVLLVQTGAEELFYRGYLQQRVAVLLPHPAMWLILPNLPFALAHWNGYAPPVENLAYMLWAFCFGLAASDLTARAGSLAPALGLHLMNNAYAFLFFGQKGGNDSGLALVVLDPPLRPVPASDTLWGTGLPAELLLLLATWLAARLAIAR from the coding sequence ATGAGAGCACCCCCGGCAAAGCCCAACCGCTATGCCGCCCACGCCCGCTTCATCGAACCGGCGCGCGAAACACCGGGGCTGCGGCCTGTGCTTTTGGGATTTGCCCTTGTCGAGCTGCTGTTCCAAGCCGGGCAAAAGGCGCTTGGCCTCTTGCTTCGTGCCATCTCTCCGGCGCTGGAGCACGGCATGGCCACGGGCAACACCCCGGTCGGCCTGTTGCTCAACCTTGGATCTTTTGCGCTACTTGGGCTGGCGATTGCGCTGATCCTGCGGGTCTTGCATGACCGCTCATGGCTTAGCCTGCTGGGGCTCAACCCCGGTTTTGGCGCAACCTTCCGGACGACATGCCTCTATGTCGCTGTGGTGTTCTTTGCGGTCGAAATCCTGCTCATCGGCGTCGACTATGGCCCTGAGGTCACCCTGCGCCCGCTGCCGACATGGCTTACCCTGCTGCTCCCGGCGCTTGTCGTTCTGCTCGTTCAAACCGGCGCCGAAGAGCTGTTTTATCGCGGCTATCTGCAACAGCGTGTCGCGGTGCTTCTGCCGCATCCGGCCATGTGGCTTATCCTGCCCAACCTGCCCTTTGCGCTGGCCCATTGGAACGGCTATGCGCCGCCGGTCGAAAACCTCGCCTATATGCTCTGGGCATTCTGCTTCGGCCTTGCCGCCTCTGATTTGACCGCGCGCGCCGGGTCGCTGGCCCCGGCGCTGGGGCTGCACCTGATGAACAATGCCTATGCGTTTCTGTTCTTTGGCCAAAAGGGCGGCAATGACAGCGGCCTCGCGCTTGTCGTGCTTGATCCGCCGCTGCGCCCTGTGCCGGCGTCCGATACGCTTTGGGGCACGGGCCTACCTGCTGAACTGCTGCTTTTGCTTGCGACATGGCTCGCGGCGCGCCTCGCCATCGCACGCTAA
- a CDS encoding CPBP family intramembrane metalloprotease, which produces MRYAAHDTLVAPARPSAQLWRLALGLCIITACFFALGYTYFNLLAELVTQDEWPRLADEIDHGSTPCGMFVILGIFGLLTLSLMLVMNQLHHRQMRSLLGHPAKAALDFLRVMIALSALGTLLWLLPEPAGMEPSPGLPTLRWLALLPLALPLIMIQITAEELVFRGYLQSQLAARFAHPLVWITLPALGFALLHYDPATAGANAPVYVLAAFVFGLAAADLTARSGTLGPAFALHFAINVSALLITAPQGHNFGLALNLYPFALDDIPARATWLPYDLMVMLCAWLAARLAISR; this is translated from the coding sequence ATGCGCTATGCCGCTCATGATACTCTGGTCGCTCCGGCCCGCCCTTCGGCCCAGCTTTGGCGGCTGGCATTGGGGCTTTGCATCATCACGGCCTGCTTTTTTGCGCTGGGCTATACCTATTTCAATCTGCTTGCGGAACTGGTGACCCAAGACGAATGGCCGCGCCTCGCCGACGAAATCGACCACGGTTCAACGCCGTGCGGAATGTTTGTCATCCTTGGCATTTTTGGCCTGCTGACGCTCTCGCTGATGCTGGTCATGAACCAACTGCATCATCGACAGATGCGCTCACTTTTGGGACACCCGGCCAAGGCGGCGCTGGATTTCTTGCGGGTCATGATTGCGCTTTCGGCGCTTGGCACTTTGCTGTGGCTGTTGCCTGAGCCCGCCGGCATGGAACCATCACCCGGCCTGCCCACGCTGCGCTGGTTGGCACTGCTGCCGCTCGCTTTGCCGCTGATTATGATACAGATCACCGCCGAAGAACTGGTCTTTCGCGGCTATCTTCAGAGCCAGCTTGCAGCGCGCTTTGCACATCCGCTTGTCTGGATCACCTTGCCCGCGCTGGGTTTTGCGCTGTTGCATTATGATCCGGCCACCGCCGGGGCGAACGCGCCGGTCTATGTGCTTGCGGCCTTCGTCTTTGGTCTTGCTGCCGCCGATCTCACCGCGCGGTCTGGCACGCTTGGCCCCGCCTTTGCCTTGCATTTCGCAATCAACGTCAGCGCCCTTTTGATCACCGCGCCACAGGGGCATAACTTCGGCCTCGCACTCAATCTTTATCCCTTCGCGCTTGATGACATCCCCGCCCGAGCCACATGGCTGCCCTATGACCTCATGGTCATGCTCTGCGCCTGGCTCGCGGCGCGGCTGGCGATTTCACGATGA
- the dapD gene encoding 2,3,4,5-tetrahydropyridine-2,6-dicarboxylate N-succinyltransferase produces MSNANLETAIEAAWDARDTITPATTGETREAIEETLGALDSGALRVAERQENGDWHVNQWAKKAVLLGFRLKDMEEQSGGPQGSGWWDKVDSKFKGWGDNQWKAAGFRAVPNCIVRKSAFIAPGVVLMPSFVNLGAYVDEGTMVDTWATVGSCAQIGKNVHLSGGVGIGGVLEPMQAGPTIIEDNCFIGARSEVVEGCIVREGSVLGMGVFIGQSTKIVDRETGEVMYGEVPAGSVVVSGSMPSKNGVNLYCAVIVKRVDAQTRSKTSINDLLRD; encoded by the coding sequence ATGTCGAACGCAAATCTGGAAACCGCCATCGAGGCCGCGTGGGACGCGCGGGATACGATCACGCCGGCCACCACCGGGGAAACCCGTGAGGCGATTGAAGAGACGCTTGGCGCGTTGGACAGCGGCGCCTTGCGCGTGGCGGAGCGGCAAGAAAACGGCGATTGGCATGTGAACCAATGGGCCAAGAAGGCTGTTTTGCTGGGCTTTCGTCTCAAGGACATGGAAGAACAGTCCGGCGGGCCGCAGGGCAGCGGCTGGTGGGACAAGGTGGACAGCAAGTTCAAGGGTTGGGGCGACAACCAGTGGAAGGCCGCCGGGTTTCGCGCGGTCCCCAATTGCATCGTTCGCAAGAGTGCTTTCATCGCGCCGGGCGTGGTGTTGATGCCGTCTTTCGTGAATCTTGGCGCCTATGTGGACGAGGGCACCATGGTGGATACATGGGCCACTGTCGGCTCTTGCGCACAGATCGGCAAGAACGTGCATCTTTCCGGCGGTGTTGGCATTGGCGGCGTGTTGGAGCCGATGCAAGCCGGGCCGACCATCATTGAGGACAACTGCTTTATCGGGGCGCGGTCCGAGGTTGTGGAGGGCTGCATCGTGCGCGAAGGCTCGGTTTTGGGCATGGGCGTATTCATCGGCCAATCCACCAAGATCGTCGATCGCGAGACTGGAGAAGTCATGTATGGTGAAGTGCCTGCCGGGTCGGTTGTTGTTTCGGGCTCGATGCCGTCAAAGAACGGTGTGAACCTGTATTGCGCCGTGATCGTGAAGCGGGTGGATGCGCAGACGCGCTCGAAGACGTCGATCAACGATTTGCTGCGCGACTGA
- a CDS encoding transporter substrate-binding domain-containing protein, producing the protein MPISVLRILRGLALTLGFLLTTLPASAQTLTFATIDRPPFAKETADGFTGFSIELMQAIATEMGRTVTFQKFDRFSDMFAALGSGDVDGAIANISITASREAIMDFTHPIFDAGLQIMVPRDSGGPNIFSALFTWDLALAILAAVALLFGGGLLMWWFERNRQPYFDRPAREALFPSFWWALNLVVNGGFEERVPQSRPGRFFAVVLVISSLFIVSIFVARITAAMTVEAITGNIQSMSDLDGRRIGSTTGSTASAYLETRGLGHVGYDDLAPMLRDFEAGKLEAVVFDGPILAWYIRTEGASHGRLLPPVFKPENYGIALPSQSPLMEEINRALLSLRESGDYETLRRKYFGTGS; encoded by the coding sequence ATGCCTATTTCCGTGCTCCGCATCCTGCGCGGCCTTGCGTTGACGCTCGGCTTTCTCCTTACAACTTTGCCCGCGTCCGCCCAGACGCTGACCTTTGCCACAATTGATCGCCCGCCCTTTGCCAAGGAAACCGCCGATGGTTTTACCGGCTTTTCAATAGAGCTGATGCAAGCGATTGCGACCGAAATGGGCCGGACCGTGACCTTTCAAAAGTTTGATCGCTTCTCGGATATGTTTGCCGCCCTCGGGTCGGGCGACGTGGACGGAGCGATCGCCAATATCTCGATCACCGCCTCACGCGAAGCGATTATGGATTTCACCCACCCGATCTTTGATGCCGGCCTGCAAATCATGGTGCCGCGTGACTCTGGCGGGCCAAACATCTTCTCGGCGCTGTTCACGTGGGATCTTGCCCTCGCCATTCTGGCCGCGGTTGCCCTGTTGTTCGGTGGCGGCCTCTTGATGTGGTGGTTTGAACGCAACCGCCAACCCTATTTCGACCGCCCAGCGCGGGAGGCGTTGTTCCCGTCATTCTGGTGGGCGCTCAATCTGGTTGTGAACGGCGGCTTTGAAGAGCGCGTGCCGCAATCGCGGCCCGGCCGCTTCTTTGCTGTGGTGCTGGTGATCTCATCGCTCTTTATCGTGTCGATCTTTGTCGCCCGCATCACCGCCGCCATGACGGTCGAGGCGATCACCGGCAATATCCAATCCATGTCTGATCTCGATGGCCGCCGGATCGGCTCCACCACCGGCTCAACCGCCTCGGCCTACCTAGAGACGCGCGGCCTCGGCCACGTTGGCTATGATGATCTCGCCCCGATGCTGCGCGATTTCGAAGCCGGAAAGCTTGAAGCCGTGGTCTTCGATGGCCCGATCCTCGCATGGTACATCCGCACCGAAGGCGCCTCCCACGGCCGCCTCCTGCCGCCTGTGTTCAAACCCGAAAACTACGGCATCGCGCTGCCCTCACAAAGCCCACTGATGGAAGAGATCAACCGCGCCCTGCTGTCCCTGCGCGAGTCGGGCGACTACGAAACGCTGCGCCGCAAGTATTTCGGCACCGGTTCTTAA
- a CDS encoding aminotransferase produces MPQDVESQIKNDKGDRNFLHPWQDATAIGDEQWTSLASSDGIYVRDADGNRLIDGPGGMWCVNVGHGREEIIAAVTQQMRDLTYFSPWSMAADTTTQLAARLADLAPGDLNTVFFTTGGSTAVDSGLRFAFLYNNALGRPEKKHIIARVNGYHGGTYLSSSCSGKMREKEGMDMITDQIHFLPCPKPKDRPAGQSIEAFCDEKVADLEAKITELGADKVAAFIAEPIMASGGVIIPPDGYYKRCHEVCRKHDVLFIADEVVTAFGRLGYHFACQDVFGVTPDMITNAKGLTSGYVPMGALLISDRLLDDMRRASDAPHGFFSGFTYSGHPVAAAAAMANLDIMENEGLMQRVREIGPYFAKALTSLEDLPVVSQVRVCGLMAGVECELDANTPDEDRDYAFALRVDAICQGLGLLVRPIYNACVISPPLTISRAQIDTLVGILRKGIMQASETEAGAMGLA; encoded by the coding sequence ATGCCTCAAGACGTTGAAAGCCAGATCAAGAACGACAAAGGCGACCGTAATTTCCTGCACCCTTGGCAAGACGCAACAGCGATCGGCGATGAACAATGGACCTCGCTTGCCTCGAGCGATGGCATCTATGTGCGCGACGCGGACGGCAACCGGCTGATCGACGGCCCCGGCGGCATGTGGTGCGTCAATGTTGGCCACGGCCGCGAAGAAATCATCGCGGCGGTGACCCAGCAAATGCGCGACCTGACCTATTTCTCGCCGTGGTCCATGGCCGCGGACACCACAACCCAACTGGCCGCCCGCCTTGCCGATCTCGCGCCCGGCGATCTCAACACCGTGTTCTTCACCACCGGCGGCTCTACGGCTGTTGATTCGGGCCTGCGCTTTGCTTTCCTCTATAACAACGCCCTCGGTCGGCCAGAGAAAAAGCACATCATCGCACGGGTCAACGGCTATCACGGCGGCACCTACCTCAGCTCAAGCTGCTCGGGCAAGATGCGCGAGAAGGAGGGCATGGACATGATCACCGATCAAATCCACTTCCTGCCCTGCCCCAAGCCCAAAGACCGCCCCGCCGGTCAATCAATCGAGGCGTTCTGCGATGAGAAAGTCGCCGATCTCGAGGCCAAAATCACCGAGCTTGGCGCAGACAAGGTGGCCGCCTTTATCGCCGAGCCGATTATGGCCTCCGGCGGCGTCATCATCCCGCCAGACGGCTACTACAAACGCTGTCACGAGGTTTGCCGCAAGCATGACGTGCTGTTCATCGCGGACGAGGTCGTCACCGCCTTCGGGCGGCTGGGGTATCACTTTGCGTGCCAAGACGTCTTTGGCGTCACCCCAGACATGATCACCAACGCCAAGGGGCTGACCTCTGGCTATGTCCCGATGGGCGCCCTGCTGATCTCGGACCGTCTGCTTGATGACATGCGCCGCGCCTCGGACGCGCCTCATGGCTTCTTCAGCGGGTTCACCTATTCGGGCCATCCGGTCGCGGCGGCGGCGGCAATGGCAAATCTCGACATCATGGAAAACGAAGGGTTGATGCAACGCGTCCGCGAGATCGGCCCCTATTTCGCAAAAGCCCTCACAAGCCTCGAAGACCTGCCCGTGGTGTCTCAGGTGCGCGTCTGTGGGCTGATGGCTGGCGTCGAATGCGAACTTGATGCGAACACCCCTGACGAGGACCGCGATTACGCCTTCGCGCTCAGGGTTGACGCGATCTGTCAGGGCCTCGGATTGCTGGTGCGCCCGATCTATAATGCCTGCGTGATTTCACCGCCCTTAACCATCTCGCGCGCGCAAATCGACACGCTTGTCGGCATCCTGCGCAAGGGCATCATGCAAGCGTCAGAGACCGAAGCCGGCGCAATGGGGCTTGCCTGA
- a CDS encoding TetR/AcrR family transcriptional regulator, translated as MREKQKAERMVRILDAARELLTRQSFDDVRAEAIAELAEVSPGTLYNYFGGKNEILLTLAAIENEHLLDLGDGFNIDAQATAQEALGGLFEIYYGDTFMMLHRDLWRLGFALAFSDVSSAHAKRLRNSDRALRQQVVDAANRLRARGKLRADLDCNVFGAMLYNNANMLFLEYAWSEGPSFEAPFGADQGDDRCHGRACRASRGGARGGRLSAYARRCAAVIGAL; from the coding sequence TTGCGAGAAAAACAGAAAGCCGAGCGCATGGTGCGCATCCTTGATGCCGCGCGGGAGTTGTTGACGCGTCAGAGCTTTGATGATGTGCGCGCCGAGGCGATCGCCGAGTTGGCCGAAGTGTCGCCGGGCACGCTTTATAACTATTTCGGCGGCAAGAATGAGATCCTGCTGACCTTGGCGGCGATTGAGAACGAACACCTGCTTGATCTGGGCGACGGGTTCAACATCGACGCGCAGGCCACGGCACAAGAGGCGCTGGGCGGGCTGTTCGAGATTTACTACGGCGACACCTTCATGATGTTGCATCGCGATCTTTGGCGGCTTGGCTTTGCGCTCGCTTTTTCAGATGTGTCGAGTGCGCATGCCAAGCGCCTGCGCAATTCAGACAGGGCGCTGCGCCAACAGGTTGTGGACGCCGCCAATCGGCTTAGGGCGCGAGGGAAATTGCGGGCGGACCTTGATTGCAACGTGTTTGGGGCGATGCTCTATAACAATGCCAACATGCTTTTTCTGGAGTACGCATGGTCGGAGGGGCCCTCGTTTGAGGCACCTTTTGGCGCAGATCAAGGCGATGACCGATGCCATGGTCGAGCTTGCCGTGCCAGTAGAGGCGGGGCGCGCGGAGGCCGTTTGAGCGCCTATGCCCGGCGTTGTGCGGCGGTTATTGGGGCGCTGTGA
- a CDS encoding glycosyltransferase: MNSTPTIALFPEASFGAALNCVGIAQELRKQGARPVFICHPGFTGIFAEYGFMEYHLTSSEKHDSQSDEGRWEDFLNTHLPNFNLSPFDQIATYVAPTWDAIVDSAIGVEDSLRDILAQIRPDVVLLDNVIMFPAIARAGCPWVRVVSCAETEIPDPAVPPYLSGLDPDDTESCAAFHKAYRAAIRKSHRRYNAFRKKCGLAPLPDDIFLENSQSLNLLLAPSAVRYQRAAPLPADQFLFLEGCVRQESPFELPHFPAQSGPVVYTSFGSLGALDTTLIQHLINAFAHIPARFIVNAGGYFDSYDQVPDNVHLGDWFPQPSVVAQCDLFIHHGGNNSFCEALYHGVPSLVMPYCWDGHDNAQAAEASGVGKRVNRAAWTADSLHQDIMSLAQNTDMRARLAGISQTMQRHPGTEHAASAVMTLLSRSPSTAAPKGKPMSPFDNPFPPNDTDRHALWEAHMRVDIDAFIAADWDAVVDDFDTANFFAIDAGFSDDPADWTVGFPTLAAYRDTWLRSSAETREKADMQNLRHALFSGAKIKRIDFYPDHTAIMHKVFDGNLPLKDGTIEPYAWQSVFTLRKIAGSWKIISFVGYMGNQSAPTITAPQ; this comes from the coding sequence GTGAATTCAACCCCAACCATCGCCCTGTTCCCCGAAGCCAGCTTCGGCGCTGCGTTGAACTGCGTCGGGATCGCTCAGGAACTGCGCAAGCAAGGCGCAAGGCCGGTCTTTATCTGTCACCCCGGCTTCACCGGGATTTTCGCCGAATATGGCTTCATGGAATACCACCTGACCTCATCGGAGAAGCACGACTCCCAAAGCGATGAAGGCCGCTGGGAGGATTTCCTCAACACCCATCTGCCCAATTTCAACCTAAGCCCGTTTGACCAGATCGCCACCTACGTTGCCCCCACATGGGACGCGATCGTAGATAGCGCCATCGGCGTCGAAGACAGCCTGCGCGACATCCTCGCCCAGATCCGCCCCGATGTGGTGCTGCTCGACAATGTCATCATGTTCCCGGCGATTGCCCGCGCCGGATGCCCTTGGGTGCGCGTGGTCTCTTGCGCCGAAACCGAAATTCCCGATCCTGCGGTGCCGCCCTATCTGTCGGGCCTTGATCCCGATGACACCGAAAGCTGCGCCGCGTTTCACAAGGCCTACCGCGCCGCCATTCGCAAAAGCCACCGGCGCTACAACGCCTTTCGCAAAAAATGCGGCCTCGCGCCGCTGCCCGATGACATCTTCCTCGAAAACTCGCAAAGCCTGAACCTGCTCCTCGCCCCCTCTGCGGTGCGCTATCAGCGGGCCGCCCCCCTGCCCGCCGATCAATTCCTGTTCCTCGAAGGCTGCGTGCGTCAGGAAAGCCCGTTTGAACTGCCCCATTTCCCGGCCCAATCCGGCCCCGTGGTCTATACCAGCTTTGGCTCGCTCGGCGCGTTGGACACCACCTTGATCCAACATCTGATCAACGCTTTCGCCCATATCCCGGCCCGCTTTATCGTCAACGCCGGCGGCTATTTCGATAGCTACGATCAAGTGCCCGACAACGTGCATCTGGGCGACTGGTTTCCGCAACCCTCTGTTGTCGCGCAATGCGATCTCTTCATCCACCACGGCGGCAACAACAGCTTTTGCGAGGCGCTCTATCACGGCGTGCCCTCTCTGGTGATGCCCTATTGCTGGGACGGCCACGACAACGCCCAAGCGGCCGAAGCCTCGGGCGTTGGCAAACGCGTCAACCGCGCGGCATGGACCGCCGACAGCCTTCACCAAGACATCATGTCTCTCGCCCAAAACACTGACATGCGGGCACGACTGGCCGGTATTTCCCAAACGATGCAGCGCCACCCCGGTACAGAACACGCCGCCAGCGCGGTGATGACGTTGCTATCGCGCTCCCCCTCGACAGCCGCGCCCAAGGGAAAACCAATGAGCCCGTTTGACAATCCTTTCCCGCCAAATGACACGGATCGCCATGCCTTGTGGGAGGCCCACATGCGCGTGGACATCGACGCCTTTATCGCCGCCGATTGGGACGCGGTTGTCGATGATTTCGACACCGCCAACTTCTTTGCGATTGATGCCGGGTTTTCCGATGATCCCGCCGATTGGACCGTCGGCTTTCCCACCCTCGCCGCCTATCGCGACACTTGGCTGCGCAGCTCCGCCGAAACCCGCGAAAAGGCAGACATGCAAAACCTGCGTCACGCGTTGTTTTCAGGCGCAAAAATCAAACGCATCGACTTCTACCCGGATCACACCGCGATCATGCACAAGGTCTTCGACGGTAACCTGCCACTCAAGGACGGCACCATCGAACCCTATGCTTGGCAATCGGTATTCACCCTGCGCAAGATTGCCGGATCATGGAAAATCATCTCATTTGTGGGATATATGGGCAACCAAAGCGCGCCCACCATCACAGCGCCCCAATAA
- a CDS encoding GntR family transcriptional regulator — protein MARGDHLPEKAMSEACGVSRTPIRSAFKLLESKNILEWRQEQGYFLALDAPDVISDALNELESAEDSLARRILADRAERRIGEIESVSALSRRYDASRNSVLFALKVLANDGIVTQLPGRAWAFQPMIDSPNSVAESFEMRLLLEPLALISPGFALDSKPVGLLRAQINDFLDLDETRKSATRFHRLDVDFHSMIAEGSGNRFARSTLLAHHRLRHASRKGKTIPSFRMHQAMQEHLEILDSLERKQHELAADQMTVHLRRSSIRRPEAANRGISP, from the coding sequence ATGGCGCGCGGTGACCACCTGCCAGAAAAGGCCATGTCAGAGGCCTGTGGCGTCTCCAGAACTCCGATCCGGTCAGCATTCAAGCTACTGGAATCAAAGAATATACTAGAGTGGCGACAAGAACAGGGATATTTCCTCGCACTTGACGCCCCGGACGTGATTTCCGACGCCCTCAATGAACTGGAAAGCGCCGAAGATTCTCTGGCCCGCCGCATCCTTGCGGACCGCGCCGAACGCCGCATCGGCGAAATCGAATCGGTAAGCGCCCTCTCCCGGCGCTATGACGCCTCCAGAAACTCGGTACTATTTGCGCTTAAAGTACTGGCCAACGATGGGATCGTAACCCAGCTACCCGGCCGCGCATGGGCCTTCCAGCCGATGATCGATTCTCCGAATTCGGTCGCCGAGAGCTTCGAAATGCGCCTGCTGCTCGAACCGCTGGCCCTCATTTCTCCGGGTTTCGCCCTCGATAGCAAGCCCGTCGGCCTGCTGCGTGCCCAGATAAACGACTTTCTCGACCTTGATGAAACCCGCAAATCAGCGACCCGCTTTCATCGCCTTGATGTCGATTTTCACAGCATGATCGCCGAAGGCTCTGGCAACCGCTTTGCGCGCAGCACCCTCTTGGCGCACCACCGCCTGCGCCATGCCTCGCGCAAAGGCAAAACAATCCCGTCCTTTCGCATGCATCAAGCCATGCAAGAGCACCTCGAAATTCTTGACAGTCTAGAGCGCAAACAACATGAACTCGCGGCGGACCAGATGACAGTCCACTTGCGCCGCTCAAGCATCCGCCGCCCCGAAGCCGCCAACCGCGGCATCTCCCCCTAA
- a CDS encoding spermidine/putrescine ABC transporter substrate-binding protein: protein MALKRMTKTALSLVAMMGAASALHAENLVVSNWDGYMAADAIEAYSKATGHDAELVLHGTNEEIMGKLIASKGKGYDVVFVSSPFAEVLHNLGLAETLDHAKLLNIANLYPEAGELKHDPGNTFSVPYAWGTTGLCYRSDKVAGTPDSWMDLLAPADGVSGKTTMLATDRWLLGAGFLAKGYSVNETDAGKVAEVRDLLVEAKKTLLAYDDTTFYAKLVSGEAELVHAWDGWCNYGIAENTDIKYVIPKEGSDLWVDTMVILKNSENKDAAYAFVNFILDEKNHRWAAENILYKVPNKPAMDGLSKEFLASYTNMTISPEALLGYEQLRDVGEAQRLYSRTVSEIKAAQ, encoded by the coding sequence ATGGCTCTAAAACGAATGACCAAAACCGCGCTGTCGCTGGTTGCGATGATGGGGGCTGCTTCGGCGCTCCATGCCGAAAACCTCGTTGTGTCGAACTGGGATGGCTATATGGCCGCGGACGCGATCGAGGCCTACAGCAAGGCAACCGGCCATGATGCCGAGCTGGTTCTGCACGGGACCAACGAAGAGATCATGGGCAAGCTGATTGCGTCCAAGGGCAAGGGCTATGACGTGGTTTTCGTGTCCTCGCCATTTGCCGAAGTGCTGCACAATCTTGGGCTTGCCGAAACGCTGGACCACGCCAAGCTGCTCAATATTGCCAACCTGTACCCCGAAGCGGGCGAGTTGAAGCATGATCCGGGCAACACGTTCTCGGTGCCTTATGCGTGGGGCACGACCGGGCTTTGCTATCGCTCTGACAAGGTTGCGGGCACGCCGGACAGCTGGATGGATCTTTTGGCACCGGCCGACGGGGTGAGCGGCAAGACCACCATGCTTGCCACGGATCGCTGGCTGCTTGGGGCCGGGTTCTTGGCCAAGGGCTATTCGGTGAATGAGACCGATGCCGGCAAGGTCGCCGAAGTGCGCGATCTGTTGGTCGAGGCCAAGAAAACGCTGTTGGCTTATGACGATACGACGTTCTACGCCAAGCTGGTATCGGGCGAAGCGGAGTTGGTGCATGCGTGGGACGGCTGGTGCAACTATGGCATCGCGGAAAACACCGACATCAAATACGTGATCCCGAAAGAGGGATCGGATCTTTGGGTGGACACCATGGTGATCCTGAAGAATTCCGAGAACAAAGACGCGGCCTATGCGTTCGTGAACTTTATTCTGGACGAGAAAAATCACCGTTGGGCGGCTGAAAACATCCTTTACAAGGTGCCGAACAAGCCCGCGATGGATGGGCTGAGCAAAGAGTTTCTGGCCAGCTATACCAACATGACAATCAGCCCTGAGGCTCTGTTGGGCTATGAGCAGCTTCGTGATGTTGGCGAAGCACAGCGGCTTTATTCGCGCACGGTCTCTGAGATCAAAGCGGCGCAGTAA